Part of the Paenibacillus sp. FSL R7-0273 genome is shown below.
CGCATTCTACACCGTTACTTACGCAACCTCAGGCAAGATGCTGCAGATCGCCCAAAACCCTGAAGTCGCCGTTTGTATCATCGTCGAGAACTTTACGGCCGACGGGATCGGTGAAAATCTGGGCTGGGTATGTGATGAGAAAAACGCGGAGATGATGTCCAAGCTACACACAATATTCGCCGGATGGTATAACGAAGCCAATAATGACGAAGACCCTAACACCTGCCTGCTGCGCATTCGCCTGACAAAAGGCCTGTGGTATGACGCCCATAAAGGCATCAGGAATGAGATTGATTTTGTGAATAAGACGGCAAATTGATAACCGATGATACTTCTTAACTGCCGGAAATACGGTCACGGTTACACTCCAATCCCTTACTGGTAATAACGGGCTACTCCTGAAAAAGACTTAATACAGCTGAACTATATAGAGCGTCTTAAGAGACTAACCAAACGGCTCCTGTTCCCGCCTTAGGTAAAGCTGCGAGAGCGGATTGCTCTCCCCTGCCAAATGCTAGCCTGAATCAGTGGGTTCAGAAGGGGAATTAGCTATTATACGGAGATAACTGTATTCTGTACATCTATTTTCCTCTAAAAATCCGTTTCCGGGTGTTTTAGGCGAATATAAATGTATAGAGTGCAGTTAAAACCTGCAGCAGAGCTAATGAGCCAGGTTTAATTGCAGAAAGTACAGTTACTTAAGTCCGGCGCATTCATTATGCTGTGCCATTACCTACGAAACAGGACAAGTGCAGCACCGAGAAGAAGAAAAGACGGGCATTGCCGCCTTTATTTGGTTTCACACGATCTTCTCGCTGCTTACCCAGCAGAAAAAGGGCTTTGCCTCACTAAAGGACTTTAACTGCGGAAGCGATAGGTCGTCTTCTCGTCAGGTTATCAACTTAGTTGCGTTCTATATATAGTCGAACTGTAGAGTTACGCAATATACAGTTCGACTTACCATTGCAAAACAAAAAACGCATCAGCCACTAGGGACTG
Proteins encoded:
- a CDS encoding pyridoxamine 5'-phosphate oxidase family protein, which produces MSKFDEAMKLLDEQAGNKDGLITLSTIALEPGANGKSRPASRIVDAYYEDGAFYTVTYATSGKMLQIAQNPEVAVCIIVENFTADGIGENLGWVCDEKNAEMMSKLHTIFAGWYNEANNDEDPNTCLLRIRLTKGLWYDAHKGIRNEIDFVNKTAN